Proteins co-encoded in one Pseudorhizobium banfieldiae genomic window:
- the lptB gene encoding LPS export ABC transporter ATP-binding protein encodes MPAADASRSCSIRSRGSSSSSNDGSSVKLPLLSRLAARRPSPRQPFAVKDKTRYEGTLVAHGLSKTYDTRRVVNGVSLVVRRGEAVGLLGPNGAGKTTCFYMITGLVPVDEGMIAIDGNEVTMMPMYRRARLGVGYLPQEASIFRGLTVEQNIRAVLEVHEPSKEKRERKLDELLEEFHIGHLRKSAAVALSGGERRRLEIARALATDPAFMLLDEPFAGVDPISVSDIQNLVRHLTARGIGVLITDHNVRETLGLIDRAYIIHAGEVLTHGRAEDIVNNPDVRRLYLGDKFTL; translated from the coding sequence ATGCCTGCGGCGGACGCGTCGAGATCCTGCTCGATCCGAAGTCGCGGCAGCAGCAGCAGCAGTAACGACGGAAGCAGTGTGAAACTTCCCCTCCTATCCAGACTGGCGGCGCGCAGGCCGTCCCCTCGCCAGCCGTTCGCGGTGAAGGACAAGACTCGCTACGAAGGCACGTTGGTCGCCCACGGGCTGTCCAAGACCTATGATACGCGCCGGGTCGTCAACGGGGTGTCGCTCGTGGTGCGGCGTGGCGAGGCCGTGGGGCTGCTGGGCCCGAACGGTGCCGGCAAGACAACATGCTTCTACATGATCACCGGCCTCGTGCCGGTCGACGAGGGCATGATCGCCATCGATGGCAACGAAGTGACCATGATGCCCATGTATCGGCGTGCGCGACTGGGCGTCGGCTACTTGCCGCAGGAAGCGTCGATCTTCCGAGGCCTGACGGTCGAGCAGAACATTCGCGCGGTCCTCGAGGTTCACGAGCCAAGCAAGGAGAAGCGCGAGCGCAAGCTGGACGAGTTGCTGGAGGAGTTCCATATCGGCCACCTCCGGAAATCGGCAGCCGTTGCGCTCTCCGGCGGCGAAAGACGACGCCTTGAGATCGCACGGGCGCTTGCGACCGATCCGGCCTTCATGCTGCTGGACGAACCCTTCGCCGGCGTCGACCCGATTTCCGTCTCCGATATCCAGAACCTCGTCCGCCACCTGACCGCCCGGGGCATCGGGGTGCTGATCACCGACCACAACGTCCGGGAAACGCTGGGCCTCATCGACCGCGCGTACATCATCCATGCGGGCGAGGTGCTGACTCACGGCCGCGCCGAGGATATCGTCAACAATCCCGATGTCCGCCGCCTCTACCTGGGCGACAAGTTCACGCTCTGA
- a CDS encoding LptA/OstA family protein → MIVGGLLSLAAVCPAFAQATTSQMDGMRLSNDEPIQIESDQLEIKEQEKKAYFTGNVKVVQGTTTMRAGKMTVLYTGEGASMTGGNADIEKIYLDNKVLLNSGTQQATADKGEFDMPSQTFILTGDQVVLSEGPNVFKGCKLTVYMETGEARLDACGGRVEILLDPKSRQQQQQ, encoded by the coding sequence ATGATCGTGGGTGGCTTGCTTTCACTTGCAGCCGTCTGTCCGGCCTTCGCCCAGGCGACGACGAGCCAGATGGATGGGATGCGGCTTTCCAATGATGAACCGATCCAGATCGAGAGCGACCAGCTCGAGATCAAGGAGCAGGAGAAGAAGGCCTACTTCACCGGCAACGTGAAGGTCGTCCAAGGGACAACGACGATGCGCGCCGGCAAGATGACCGTGCTCTACACCGGTGAAGGCGCCTCCATGACCGGAGGCAATGCGGACATCGAGAAGATCTACCTGGACAACAAGGTCCTGCTCAACTCCGGAACGCAGCAGGCGACCGCCGACAAGGGCGAGTTCGACATGCCGTCCCAGACGTTCATCCTGACGGGCGACCAGGTCGTGCTTTCCGAAGGCCCGAATGTCTTCAAGGGCTGCAAGCTTACCGTCTATATGGAAACCGGCGAAGCACGGCTGGATGCCTGCGGCGGACGCGTCGAGATCCTGCTCGATCCGAAGTCGCGGCAGCAGCAGCAGCAGTAA
- the lptC gene encoding LPS export ABC transporter periplasmic protein LptC → MLQRMLKAPGPASMGRAEVDAYQAAVAHSARVRRLRIWLPIGAVVISAIFISVSVIRAYLPENLSVESARIEDGKIVMERPAIAGRNDDGISYSMTAVRALQDIANPNMITLEDVKAAVPLNVNTIARVVATEGIFDRGTDRMELTAPFDVNLSNGTTAKFQSAQLDVVAGTLNTDDPVAIDTEQASIVAQSLKITDKGRTITFAGQVRVNIEAAAIRNRGS, encoded by the coding sequence ATGCTGCAGAGAATGCTCAAAGCACCAGGACCGGCCAGCATGGGCCGGGCGGAGGTTGACGCCTACCAGGCGGCAGTCGCCCATTCCGCACGCGTGCGCAGGCTCCGCATCTGGCTTCCGATTGGCGCCGTGGTCATTTCGGCGATTTTCATCTCCGTCTCGGTGATCCGGGCCTACCTTCCCGAGAACCTCTCGGTCGAGAGCGCCCGCATCGAAGACGGCAAGATCGTCATGGAACGGCCGGCGATTGCTGGGCGCAACGACGACGGCATCAGCTATTCGATGACGGCAGTGCGGGCGCTGCAGGATATCGCCAACCCGAACATGATTACGCTTGAGGACGTGAAGGCCGCGGTCCCGTTGAACGTCAACACAATCGCGCGTGTCGTCGCGACGGAAGGCATCTTCGACCGCGGGACCGACCGCATGGAACTGACGGCCCCGTTCGACGTCAATCTCAGCAACGGGACTACGGCGAAGTTCCAGTCGGCGCAACTCGATGTTGTCGCGGGGACGCTGAATACCGACGATCCGGTGGCAATTGACACCGAGCAGGCGTCCATTGTTGCACAGTCCCTCAAGATAACGGATAAGGGGCGAACCATTACATTCGCGGGACAGGTTCGGGTCAACATCGAAGCCGCCGCCATCCGCAACCGAGGCAGTTAG
- the sppA gene encoding signal peptide peptidase SppA codes for MDQSAIADRRRLRRKLTFWRILTLLVIIGLGFAVYRMSAGEGGRATPHVAQVKITGMIQDDTELLERLDRIAESDSVKALVVSISSPGGTTYGGERIFKAIRAVAEKKPVVSDIRTLAASAGYMIATAGDTIVAGESSITGSIGVIFQYPQIAEMMDNLGISLEEIKSSPLKAEPSPFHPPTEEARQMIRSMIMDSYDWFVDLVAERRNLPRDEALRLSDGSIFTGRQALQAKLIDTLGGDDEIRAYLAGKGVSEDLPMVEWKDDGSSSSLWFARAMTEFVRLTGLGKMLGLDSMRPWMGEKLFLDGLVSVWQVGRN; via the coding sequence ATGGATCAATCGGCAATTGCAGATCGTCGGCGGCTGAGGCGGAAGCTCACCTTCTGGCGGATCCTCACACTTCTGGTCATCATCGGGCTCGGATTCGCGGTCTACCGCATGAGCGCGGGCGAGGGCGGCCGTGCCACGCCGCACGTCGCCCAGGTCAAGATCACCGGCATGATCCAGGATGACACTGAACTCCTGGAGCGGCTGGACAGGATCGCCGAAAGCGACAGCGTCAAGGCACTGGTGGTTTCCATTTCGTCGCCGGGCGGAACGACCTATGGCGGAGAGCGGATCTTCAAGGCGATCCGCGCGGTGGCCGAAAAGAAGCCGGTCGTCTCCGACATCCGCACGCTTGCCGCTTCCGCCGGTTACATGATCGCCACCGCCGGCGACACGATCGTTGCAGGCGAAAGCTCGATCACCGGCTCGATCGGCGTCATCTTTCAGTATCCGCAGATTGCCGAGATGATGGACAACCTCGGCATCTCGCTGGAGGAGATCAAGTCCTCGCCGCTGAAGGCAGAACCTTCGCCCTTCCATCCTCCGACCGAGGAGGCGCGGCAGATGATCCGCTCGATGATCATGGACAGCTACGACTGGTTCGTGGATCTGGTTGCCGAGCGCCGCAACCTTCCGCGCGACGAGGCGCTGCGGCTTTCCGACGGTTCCATCTTTACCGGCCGGCAGGCACTGCAGGCCAAGCTGATCGACACCCTCGGTGGCGACGATGAGATCCGCGCCTATCTTGCCGGCAAGGGCGTCAGCGAGGACCTGCCCATGGTCGAGTGGAAGGACGATGGAAGCAGTTCCTCCCTCTGGTTCGCACGAGCTATGACCGAGTTCGTCCGGCTGACGGGGCTCGGAAAGATGCTGGGCCTCGACAGCATGCGGCCCTGGATGGGCGAGAAGTTGTTCCTTGACGGTCTTGTCTCCGTTTGGCAGGTTGGCCGCAATTAA
- a CDS encoding integration host factor subunit beta, whose product MIKSELVQIVAARNPHLYHRDVENIVNAVLDEITDALAAGNRVELRGFGAFSVKNRPSRSGRNPRTGESVFVEEKWVPFFKTGKELRERLNPGMGDEAD is encoded by the coding sequence GTGATCAAGTCGGAACTGGTCCAGATCGTTGCGGCACGTAACCCGCACCTCTACCATCGCGATGTCGAGAACATCGTGAACGCGGTCCTCGACGAAATTACCGACGCGCTGGCCGCCGGAAACCGCGTGGAGCTGCGCGGCTTCGGCGCCTTTTCCGTCAAGAACCGCCCCTCGCGCTCCGGCCGCAATCCGCGCACCGGCGAATCCGTATTCGTCGAGGAGAAGTGGGTGCCTTTCTTCAAGACGGGCAAGGAACTGCGTGAGCGCCTCAATCCGGGCATGGGCGACGAGGCGGATTGA
- a CDS encoding DUF1049 domain-containing protein, whose amino-acid sequence MTRLKKIVTLVILVPLGILLIVLSVANRQSVTLALNPFRPADSVLSLTAPFFLFLLLSLILGMLIGSIGTWWTQGRYRKQARIEAREAIKWQTEADRQKAQTPAVVPAGPALPRS is encoded by the coding sequence ATGACGAGGCTGAAGAAGATTGTCACGCTGGTAATCCTGGTGCCGCTCGGCATCCTGCTCATCGTCCTTTCGGTCGCCAATCGTCAGAGCGTCACGCTCGCCCTGAACCCGTTTCGTCCGGCAGACAGCGTCCTCTCGCTCACCGCTCCTTTCTTCCTTTTCCTGCTCTTGTCGCTCATCCTAGGAATGCTCATTGGGTCGATCGGCACATGGTGGACGCAGGGTCGGTATCGCAAGCAAGCGCGGATCGAGGCGCGCGAGGCGATCAAGTGGCAGACCGAGGCCGACCGGCAGAAGGCGCAGACACCGGCCGTCGTACCGGCAGGCCCGGCGCTCCCCCGCAGCTGA
- a CDS encoding ligase-associated DNA damage response DEXH box helicase gives MDLVETPSAGRDAVTLPRPFLKWFAEKGWSPRAHQLELLARAQAGENMLLIAPTGAGKTLAGFLPSLTDLTTRGKIPPGSAFTGIHTLYISPLKALAVDIERNLMKPVSEMGLPVTIENRTGDTPQAKRQRQKLTPPDILLTTPEQVALLLANKEAERFFKDLKYVVLDELHSLVTSKRGHLLSLGLARIRRHAPQMQTIGLSATVADPMDLQRWLVPQGERPSSPAGLVHVQGGAAPDITILDTDKRIPWSGHVSTYAIPEVYEEIKRHKTTLIFVNTRFQAELLFQELWTINEDNLPIALHHGSLDAGQRRRVEAAMAANKLRAVVATSTLDLGLDWGDVDLVVHVGAPKGASRLAQRIGRSNHRMDEPSKAILVPANRFEVMECQAALDANYLGAQDTPPVGEGALDVLAQHILGMACAEPFDPLELYEEITSASPYASLSWEMFERAVDFVATGGYALRSYERYAKIRKTQEGRWRVSNPQVAQQYRLNLGTIVEATELNVRLVKRNAKGTLGRGGLSLGKVEEYFLEQLVQGDTFLFAGKVLRFEGIRENECLVSNAFSMDPKIPAYAGGKFPLTTYLADQVRGMLADPKRWQSLPDQVREWLEIQQDRSMLPSKDELLIETFPRGKRFFMIAYCFEGRLAHQTLGMLLTRRLERLGARPLGFVATDYSLAVWALNDIGGMIDDGRISLTDLFDEDMLGDDLEAWLDESYMLKRTFRNCAVISGLIERRHPGKEKTGRQVTVSTDLIYDVLRSHEPDHILLEATRRDAASGLLDIGRLGDMLARIKGHITHRDLDHVSPLAVPIMLEIGRESVPGEAQDAVLEEAAEELIAEALS, from the coding sequence GTGGACCTTGTCGAAACACCATCCGCCGGCCGTGACGCCGTAACTCTGCCCCGGCCTTTCCTGAAATGGTTCGCCGAGAAGGGCTGGTCACCGCGTGCGCATCAGCTTGAGCTGCTGGCAAGGGCGCAGGCCGGCGAGAACATGCTGCTGATCGCGCCCACCGGCGCCGGCAAGACGCTTGCGGGCTTCCTGCCGTCGCTCACCGACCTGACGACCCGAGGCAAGATCCCTCCGGGCTCCGCCTTCACCGGCATCCATACGCTCTACATTTCGCCGCTGAAGGCGCTTGCCGTCGATATCGAGCGCAACCTGATGAAGCCCGTCTCGGAGATGGGCCTGCCCGTCACCATCGAAAACCGCACCGGGGATACGCCGCAGGCCAAGCGACAGCGCCAGAAGCTGACTCCACCGGACATCCTGCTGACGACGCCGGAACAGGTGGCGCTGCTGCTCGCCAACAAGGAAGCAGAACGCTTCTTCAAGGATCTGAAATACGTCGTTCTCGACGAGCTGCATTCGCTGGTGACGTCGAAGCGCGGCCATCTGCTGTCGCTCGGGCTCGCGCGCATTCGCCGGCATGCGCCGCAGATGCAGACGATTGGCCTCTCGGCGACCGTCGCGGATCCGATGGATCTGCAGCGCTGGCTGGTGCCTCAGGGGGAACGCCCTTCGTCGCCGGCCGGCCTTGTGCATGTCCAGGGTGGCGCTGCCCCCGACATCACGATCCTGGATACCGACAAGCGCATCCCCTGGTCGGGCCATGTCTCCACCTACGCCATTCCGGAGGTCTACGAGGAGATCAAGCGCCACAAGACGACGCTGATCTTCGTCAACACCCGCTTCCAGGCTGAACTCCTGTTTCAGGAGCTCTGGACGATCAACGAGGACAACCTGCCGATCGCGCTGCATCATGGCTCGCTGGACGCGGGCCAGCGCCGGCGTGTGGAAGCGGCCATGGCGGCCAACAAGCTGCGCGCCGTGGTGGCTACCTCCACGCTGGATCTCGGCCTGGACTGGGGTGACGTCGATCTTGTGGTCCATGTGGGTGCGCCGAAGGGTGCGTCCCGCCTTGCGCAGCGCATCGGCCGATCCAATCACCGGATGGACGAACCGTCCAAGGCAATCCTCGTGCCGGCCAACCGCTTCGAGGTGATGGAATGCCAGGCGGCGCTCGACGCCAACTATCTCGGCGCGCAGGATACGCCGCCGGTGGGGGAGGGGGCGCTCGACGTGCTCGCCCAGCACATCCTCGGCATGGCCTGCGCCGAGCCCTTCGATCCGCTGGAGCTCTACGAGGAGATCACCTCCGCCTCGCCTTACGCAAGTCTCTCCTGGGAGATGTTCGAACGCGCGGTCGATTTCGTTGCGACCGGTGGCTACGCGCTCCGCTCCTACGAGCGCTATGCCAAGATCCGCAAGACGCAGGAAGGACGCTGGCGTGTCTCCAATCCGCAGGTTGCCCAGCAGTATCGGCTGAACCTCGGCACGATCGTCGAAGCGACCGAACTCAATGTCCGTCTGGTGAAGCGCAACGCCAAGGGCACGCTCGGCCGCGGCGGCCTCTCCCTCGGCAAGGTCGAGGAGTATTTCCTCGAACAACTGGTGCAGGGCGATACTTTTCTCTTCGCCGGCAAGGTTCTCCGCTTCGAAGGTATCCGCGAAAACGAGTGCCTCGTCTCCAATGCCTTCTCCATGGACCCGAAGATCCCGGCCTATGCCGGAGGCAAGTTTCCGCTCACCACCTATCTGGCGGATCAGGTCCGCGGCATGCTGGCCGATCCGAAGCGGTGGCAGTCGCTTCCCGATCAGGTGCGCGAGTGGCTGGAAATCCAGCAGGACCGCTCGATGCTGCCGAGCAAGGACGAACTGCTGATCGAGACCTTCCCGCGCGGCAAGCGCTTCTTCATGATCGCCTACTGCTTCGAGGGCAGGCTTGCCCACCAGACGCTTGGAATGCTGCTCACCCGCCGGCTTGAACGCCTCGGCGCCCGTCCCCTCGGGTTTGTCGCGACCGACTATTCGCTCGCAGTCTGGGCACTGAACGACATCGGCGGAATGATCGACGACGGTCGCATCAGCCTCACGGACCTCTTCGACGAGGACATGCTGGGCGATGATCTCGAGGCCTGGCTCGACGAGAGCTACATGTTGAAGCGCACCTTCCGCAATTGCGCCGTGATTTCCGGCTTGATCGAGCGGCGTCACCCGGGCAAGGAAAAGACGGGCCGTCAGGTCACGGTATCGACCGACCTCATCTACGACGTGCTGCGCAGCCATGAACCGGATCACATCCTGCTGGAAGCGACGCGGCGGGATGCGGCATCCGGTCTTTTGGATATCGGCCGGCTTGGCGATATGCTGGCGCGAATCAAGGGGCACATCACCCACCGCGATCTCGACCACGTCTCGCCGCTCGCCGTTCCCATCATGCTCGAGATCGGGCGAGAGTCGGTTCCGGGAGAGGCGCAGGATGCGGTGCTGGAGGAAGCCGCCGAGGAACTGATTGCGGAGGCGCTTTCCTGA
- the pdeM gene encoding ligase-associated DNA damage response endonuclease PdeM — protein sequence MHRLGLAARTANLTGREAGSEDTVVHGVAAVCDPLGALYLPDAGALVVSDLHLEKGAAFARRGMMLPPYDTIATLNILASVIARYDPRTVISLGDNFHDRKGSAHLPDDLRALIGAMARGRDWIWINGNHDPDGTIALPGTSVDELLYGGLVFRHEPSLTVGKGEVAGHLHPSATVRRREKYVRRPCFATDGLRLLMPAFGVLAGGLDLNHKAMHGLFDRQALVAHLLGRDRIYSVRYANLLG from the coding sequence ATGCACCGCCTCGGGCTGGCCGCCCGTACAGCAAACTTGACGGGCCGCGAGGCCGGATCGGAAGATACCGTTGTCCATGGCGTGGCGGCGGTCTGCGATCCGCTGGGCGCGCTTTACCTGCCGGATGCCGGTGCGCTGGTTGTTTCCGATCTCCATCTCGAGAAGGGTGCGGCCTTCGCCCGCCGCGGCATGATGCTGCCGCCTTACGACACGATCGCGACGCTCAACATTCTGGCGTCCGTGATCGCACGCTACGATCCGAGAACCGTGATTTCGCTCGGCGACAACTTTCACGACCGCAAGGGATCGGCGCACTTGCCGGACGACCTCAGGGCGCTGATCGGCGCGATGGCCCGCGGCCGCGACTGGATCTGGATCAATGGAAATCACGACCCGGATGGCACGATCGCTCTTCCAGGTACCTCCGTCGATGAATTGCTCTACGGCGGTCTCGTCTTCCGCCACGAACCGAGCCTCACGGTCGGCAAAGGCGAGGTTGCCGGTCACCTGCATCCGTCGGCGACCGTCCGCCGCCGCGAGAAATATGTTCGCCGACCCTGTTTCGCCACCGACGGGCTGCGGCTGCTGATGCCGGCCTTCGGCGTGCTCGCCGGTGGCCTCGATCTCAACCACAAGGCCATGCACGGCCTCTTTGACCGGCAGGCGCTCGTCGCCCACCTGCTCGGTCGCGATCGCATCTATTCCGTCCGCTACGCCAATCTTCTCGGCTGA
- a CDS encoding anti-sigma factor: MRFDNTTIPEIADEYVLGLLDPAELQAVEQEAEQNPTLRTAIAASRERYLPLDLTVEPAALPAGLWTRIEAGLSDGAPAVPLGGATLAPEAVLTPPANDNRRFGWRAAALSSMAASLVLAVTLIWSLGRQADPVVIAVLLNEAGEVQAVVEDFGNDTAQIRLLADVRVPEDKAVEVWTLPSREMGPVSLGLLEDGGSSRLEGPPLPLPQASQLYEITLENAGGSPTGRPTGPVLAKGFAQPPR; this comes from the coding sequence ATGAGGTTCGACAACACGACCATCCCAGAGATCGCCGATGAGTACGTGTTGGGTCTGCTCGACCCCGCGGAGCTGCAGGCCGTGGAGCAAGAGGCGGAGCAAAATCCGACACTGCGCACAGCGATCGCCGCAAGCCGCGAGCGTTACCTGCCGCTCGACCTGACCGTGGAACCGGCGGCCTTACCGGCCGGGCTCTGGACACGGATCGAGGCAGGATTGTCGGATGGCGCTCCAGCCGTGCCACTCGGCGGTGCGACCCTAGCGCCAGAGGCTGTACTCACGCCTCCCGCCAACGACAACCGTCGCTTCGGCTGGCGGGCGGCAGCTCTCTCTTCCATGGCTGCATCGCTGGTGCTGGCCGTCACCCTGATCTGGAGCCTCGGGCGCCAGGCGGATCCCGTCGTGATCGCCGTGCTCCTGAACGAGGCGGGCGAAGTGCAGGCGGTGGTCGAGGACTTCGGCAACGATACAGCCCAGATCCGCCTTCTCGCCGACGTCCGCGTGCCGGAGGACAAGGCGGTGGAGGTCTGGACGCTGCCGTCCCGCGAAATGGGTCCCGTCTCGCTGGGCCTTCTGGAGGATGGGGGCTCATCTCGTCTTGAAGGTCCTCCGCTTCCCCTGCCGCAGGCTTCGCAACTCTACGAGATCACGCTCGAGAACGCCGGTGGTTCGCCAACGGGCCGTCCAACCGGACCGGTTCTCGCCAAGGGCTTCGCGCAGCCGCCCCGATAG
- a CDS encoding sigma-70 family RNA polymerase sigma factor, whose amino-acid sequence MAELPTDDLAVLLVACGRGERSALKRIFDVEAGRLIALAERILRRRDLAEEVVQEAFLRIWTSARQFDGSRGSARGWIYAIVRNRALNVLRDGRREDTVEEDRLEALREDEQMEHILSAWQALDRNSRLHECLAALDDRKRRGILLAYVGGYTHGEIAGRLKLPLGTTKSWIRRGLSALRECMA is encoded by the coding sequence CTGGCGGAACTGCCGACCGACGATCTGGCCGTGCTGCTGGTTGCCTGTGGCCGCGGCGAGCGCAGCGCCTTGAAGCGCATCTTCGACGTGGAAGCGGGACGGCTCATTGCCTTGGCCGAACGGATCCTACGCCGGCGCGACCTGGCGGAAGAAGTCGTGCAGGAAGCTTTCCTTCGCATCTGGACCAGCGCCCGGCAGTTCGATGGGAGCCGCGGATCGGCACGCGGCTGGATTTACGCCATCGTCCGCAACCGGGCCCTCAACGTTCTCAGGGACGGGCGCAGGGAAGACACTGTTGAAGAGGATCGACTCGAGGCGCTGCGCGAGGACGAGCAGATGGAGCATATCCTGTCCGCCTGGCAGGCACTCGATCGCAACAGCCGACTTCACGAGTGCCTTGCCGCACTGGACGACAGGAAGCGCCGCGGAATCCTGCTCGCCTATGTCGGCGGCTATACGCATGGCGAGATCGCCGGACGGCTGAAGCTGCCGCTCGGCACGACGAAATCGTGGATCCGCCGCGGCCTGTCGGCACTGCGGGAGTGCATGGCATGA
- a CDS encoding DUF4394 domain-containing protein: MMKLRTVLIASSVLAATSAAASAAPVVGLVGDKTLVMFDTDNPAVSETMDVTGVDRLVGIDLRPSNNTLVGVTPYSTIVTIDMETGAATEVAKMDKPLTIGDAPVVVDFNPMADRLRYMTGTTNHRVHPDTGEVTVDGSLAFEDGDMHKGEEPNIVAAAYINSHGKPEKTAMYNIDATIGGLIQQTKPNDGTLKAIGKLGGEGMPPTYAFDVQTTVDGKNTAWLVAGGALHTVDLESGKATKTADITGADGDIRDIAVLPAM, from the coding sequence ATGATGAAACTGCGCACGGTTCTGATCGCCTCCAGCGTCCTCGCCGCCACTTCGGCTGCCGCATCCGCCGCGCCGGTCGTCGGCCTCGTCGGCGACAAGACGCTGGTGATGTTCGATACCGACAACCCGGCCGTTTCCGAAACCATGGACGTTACTGGCGTCGACCGCCTCGTCGGCATCGACCTTCGCCCGTCCAACAACACGCTGGTCGGCGTCACCCCCTACAGCACCATTGTCACGATCGACATGGAAACCGGCGCTGCGACCGAGGTCGCGAAAATGGACAAGCCGCTGACGATCGGCGATGCGCCGGTCGTCGTCGACTTCAACCCGATGGCTGACCGGCTTCGCTACATGACCGGCACCACCAACCACCGCGTTCATCCCGATACCGGCGAGGTGACGGTGGACGGCAGCCTCGCCTTCGAAGATGGTGACATGCACAAGGGCGAGGAGCCGAACATCGTCGCCGCGGCCTACATCAACTCCCATGGCAAGCCGGAAAAAACGGCGATGTACAACATCGACGCCACCATCGGCGGACTTATCCAGCAGACGAAGCCCAACGACGGCACCTTGAAGGCCATCGGCAAGCTCGGTGGCGAAGGTATGCCTCCCACCTACGCCTTCGACGTGCAGACCACGGTTGATGGCAAGAACACCGCATGGCTGGTTGCTGGCGGCGCGCTTCACACCGTCGATCTGGAAAGCGGCAAGGCAACGAAGACCGCCGACATCACCGGCGCAGACGGCGACATCCGCGACATCGCCGTTCTTCCGGCGATGTAA
- a CDS encoding TIGR02186 family protein has translation MLTFLRMLAVSSLILAAAPAVAQVPFGEASAVKEGLEIGTSTSEIAITSDFRGADLTVFGALTNADELFLAIGQYDVIVTLEGPRDYATVRRKERVLGIWMNTDSMTFEQVPESYSLASTREIDAIDEAPSLNSIGVGINHLALTPTGYLGNAVNLSEFREAYRRLKLSSGLYQRDTSGVRFVSSSLFRASLRLPANIPDGVHTVRAYLFKGGELIFDRELPLRVVKTGIEQAITDAARNRPIAYGFLCVLIAVITGWGASLVFRKD, from the coding sequence ATGCTGACCTTCCTGCGCATGCTTGCCGTCTCCAGTCTGATCCTCGCCGCCGCGCCGGCCGTCGCACAGGTCCCCTTCGGGGAGGCCTCCGCGGTCAAGGAGGGGCTGGAGATCGGGACGTCGACGAGCGAGATCGCCATCACCTCCGACTTCCGGGGAGCCGACCTGACCGTCTTCGGGGCGCTGACCAATGCCGACGAGCTGTTCCTGGCGATCGGCCAGTACGACGTGATCGTCACGCTCGAAGGCCCGCGAGACTACGCCACGGTGCGAAGGAAGGAGCGCGTGCTCGGGATCTGGATGAACACCGATTCCATGACCTTCGAGCAGGTGCCGGAATCCTATTCGCTTGCCAGCACACGCGAGATCGACGCGATTGACGAGGCGCCCTCGCTCAACAGCATCGGCGTGGGGATCAACCACCTGGCGCTGACGCCGACCGGCTATCTGGGAAATGCCGTCAATCTCTCCGAGTTCCGCGAGGCCTACCGGCGGCTTAAGCTTTCCAGCGGCCTTTACCAGCGCGACACGAGCGGCGTGCGCTTCGTCAGTTCCAGCCTGTTCCGCGCCTCACTGCGGCTGCCCGCCAACATTCCGGATGGCGTCCACACCGTCCGGGCCTACCTCTTCAAGGGCGGCGAACTGATCTTCGATCGCGAACTGCCGCTGCGGGTGGTCAAGACGGGCATCGAGCAGGCGATTACCGACGCGGCGCGCAATCGCCCGATCGCCTACGGTTTCCTCTGCGTGCTGATTGCCGTTATCACCGGCTGGGGTGCGAGTCTGGTGTTCCGGAAGGATTGA